TCACAGCCGCGATGTGCTGCTCGGCCTCCGCGACCGCCTGCTGCGCCGACGTGACCTCAGCATCCCGCTGCTCGCACAGCGCCGCGCTCTGCTGGATCGTGGCCGCTAGCTCGGCCTGCTCAGCGATGATCGTCGTCAAGCGCCGCGCCAGGGATTGCTGCCGGACGCGCTCAGTCTCAAGCGCGGTCGTCGCCCGCACCAGCGCCTCGCGCTGCGCGGCCAGCTCCGCCTCTGCGGCTCGACGTGCATCTAGCTCGCGCCGCAACGCTGTCTCGGCCTCGTGCAGCCGCGCGCGCTCTGTGCTCAGCGCGGCCTCACGCTGTGCGGCCTGTGCCGCCAACTGCTCGACCTGCTCCCGCGCCGCCTGCGCCGCCGTCTCAAGCTGGCTCCGGCGCTGCGCAAGCTCGGCCTGTCGCTGCCGCAGCCCCGTCGAGCGCTCCTGCGCCACAGCCAGCTCACGCGCCGACGCCTCGGCCTGCTGCGTCGCCCGCGCTAACGCCGATCGCAACTGATCCAGCGTGGCGCGGCGCTGCCGCATCTGCTCGCGATCGGCCTGGAGCGTCTGGACGACCGCTTCACGCGCCGCGCGCTTCTCGGCCAGCTCCGCCGCCAGTCGCGTCTCGTCGGTTTCGGCGGCTGCCAACTGCTCGGTCGTCTCGGTCCACTGCTGCGCGTAGTGCCGCCGCAGCAGCGCCCCCAGCTCGGCCTCAACCGCGCCGACCGCCTCGGCGTCGCGCGCCTGGCGCTTGAGCGTGCGTAGCTGCGGCTCAAGCTCGCTGACCAGATCGCTGAGCCGCACCAGATTGGCCTCCGTCTCGCGCAGCCGCCGCTCCGCCTCCTGCTTTTTGGCCTGATACGGCCCGATCTCCGCCGCGTCTTCAAACAAGCGCCGCCGCTCTTCGGGCTGTAGCGCCAGCGCCGCGTCGACCAGGCCCTGGTTGATCAGCGTGTAGCTTGAGCCAAGCGGCGCGACGGCATCCAGCACGTCGCGCAGCCGCACGCGCGCCCGGTTGATCGTGTACTCGCTCTCGCCGCTGCGATAGGCCCGCCGCCCGATCGTCACCTCGTCGTAGGGCAGCGCCAGCAGACGATCGGCGTTATCAATCGTCAGAAAGACCTCGGCAAAGCCCATCGGCGCGCGCCCTTTCCCGCCGCCAAAGATCAGATCCTCGGTCCGCTTCGAGCGCAAGTTGGCAAAGCTCTGCTCGCCCAGAACCCAGCGCACCGCGTCGGCCACGTTCGATTTGCCGGAGCCGTTCGGCCCGACGACCGCCGTCACGCCCGGCGGAAACTCAAACGTCGTGCGCTGCGCGAAGGTCTTGAAGCCGTAGATTTCGAGGCGCTTAAGATACATTGGGTGGATACATTTGTGTGGTCATGGCAGCCGCATTATAGCAGAAGTCGCGCGACATGCCGCAGCCCATGCGGCCCGTGCTCACACGTTGCGCTGCGGATGCGCCAGCACCGGCTGCTCCTGATCTGTAGGCCGCGCCGCGCCGCGCCGGAACAGCAGCCGCCACCAGGCCGGACGCGGACGAGTCACGTCCATGCCGCGCCGGAGTCCCTCGCCCAGCAGCGTAAAGCCGATCAGCGCCAGCGCCGTCAGGCTCCCGGCAAAGAGCGATGCCCAGGGCGTGCGGTAGAGCTGAAGGAAGAATTGCGAAAGCATCTGCCCCAGCTCAGGATAGCCCGCCGTTTGCAGGTATTGCCGATCGAAGTTGCCGACCGAGTCCTCGTACACAAAGCCGCCGCCGATGAAATAGCCCAGGTAGCCCAGCTCGGCGATCACCAGCAGCGCCGCGCTCAGCTCGAAGGCCAGCAGCATCGGCAGGATCGACCAGAGCTGCGGCAGCACGTGATGCCAGAGCAGCCCGCCGGAGCGTCGCCCGATCGCGCGGGCGCTCTCGATGAACGGCGCTTGCAGCACCACCTGCGTCCGGCTTTTGACCAGCGCCGCCGTGTCGCACCAGGCCGTCAGCGTCAGCGCCACCACAAACACCAGCAGCGCGGGCGCGTCGTTGAAGGCGGTCATCACGGCAATCGCCACGATCAGCAGCGGCACCGCCACGCACACGCCGATCAGCCCGTCGATCAGATGCGCCAGCCGCCCGCCGAACCACCCGGCGATCACGCCCAGCAGCACGCCGACCGCCAGCCGCACCAGCGCGATCGTCAGGCAGAGCACCAGCGTTGGACGCACTGCCCACAGCAGGCGGCTCAGAATGTCGCGGCTGACAATATCCAGGCCCAGCGGGTACTCCGAGCTGATGAACGGCCCCAGCGAGCGCATCGGAGTCGGCCCGTAGACCACGCCGTCCACGAAGATCACGCCGGTGCGCTCCATCGGATCGTGGGGCGCGAGCGCAGGCCCGAAGAGCGCCAGCCCGACAATCACGACGCTCAGCAGACCGCCGATGTACAGCGAGTAGTTGTGTGAGGTAGCGCGCATGGAGGCTCCCGTTCGATCAAGTTCCAAGTTCCAAGTTTCAAGTTTCGAGTTCATCGAACTTTGAACATTGAACTCGCCTTGTTCCCTTGTTCTTTTGTTCCCTTGTTCTTTGTTTGTCGTTGCAGGCCCTCACCCCGCTTCGCTCCGCTCAGCACCCCTTCCCCGCCCTCGCGGGTCCCGTTCCCGCTCGGTGTGCGCAGGCGAGGGGAGAAGCGGTGCCCGGTTCTTTTGTTCCCTTGTTCTTTTGTTCCTTT
This is a stretch of genomic DNA from Herpetosiphonaceae bacterium. It encodes these proteins:
- a CDS encoding ABC transporter permease; this encodes MRATSHNYSLYIGGLLSVVIVGLALFGPALAPHDPMERTGVIFVDGVVYGPTPMRSLGPFISSEYPLGLDIVSRDILSRLLWAVRPTLVLCLTIALVRLAVGVLLGVIAGWFGGRLAHLIDGLIGVCVAVPLLIVAIAVMTAFNDAPALLVFVVALTLTAWCDTAALVKSRTQVVLQAPFIESARAIGRRSGGLLWHHVLPQLWSILPMLLAFELSAALLVIAELGYLGYFIGGGFVYEDSVGNFDRQYLQTAGYPELGQMLSQFFLQLYRTPWASLFAGSLTALALIGFTLLGEGLRRGMDVTRPRPAWWRLLFRRGAARPTDQEQPVLAHPQRNV